ACTTATAAAGTTCTATGCTAATATTCAGTTCTTTGCAAAGTAAAATTCAGTTGGCGGATGCAATTAATTAGGCAAAAGAATTGTGGTATAAGTCGAATATCTTATTAGGTATGAAGTTTGAAATACCGACCTTCTCTGTGTTCCTCTCCCTCCACCCAACCGTTCAAAAGACTGGACTCCATCTGATCTAGCTCTGGCGTGTTTACAATCATGTCCGCTTCATTGCCTTTTTGCTGCCTGAATAAAGCAATCCTTGCAGCCGTAAGACGCTGTCGTTCAGCCACAGTTCTACAGTCCATACATGTACAGTCTTTGAAACGGCATTGATGTTTATGACCTCGAAGATCGGACAAAATGCCGTGATTTCTACAGCGCGTGCATTTCGGATTGCGGTTCGATGCGGTCGCTTTCAGATCCCCAGAATTGCTTTCCTTGAGTTCATCCTTAACCTCGTGCTGATGCATTTCTTGTCTGTTTCACCGGTAGAAGCTTTGGTCAACTTGATCAGTTGTTCGAACAGCGCGCTGGTTTTTAAAACAACGGGCAAGATTAAAATTCGCACTCACGTGGATCGGATTTTTGCATACCCAAGGGATTTCACGACATGCACGTATCGCAACTTTGTATTGTTCAAAGATTTTGCACTTGAGTGCCATAGACTGATTAGCAATTAAATTCAAAGAGCTAGGAGACGCGATTTACCCGACAGAACAAAGGAAGCAAAGAGAAGAGAGGTAATTATAACTTTTTACTTCGATATTTAAAACCTGTACAACAAGGATAACTTTGGTTTGTCTGAGAAAGGCTACGCACGCGCGCTAAAAGTGAACAAAAAGATCTGTGGGTGACTCGCTGTTGAGTGtggtaaaaaagaaataatcactGAAAACTAACAGTTTCCCCCTCCGTTTGTTGgtgttgagtttgttgttggttctctccttgcTCCGAGAGCTTTTTCTTCAGGTAGTccggtttttccctctcctgaaaccaacattttcaaattccagtTCGACCAGGAATAAGGTAGACGAAGCCTGAACCACTTAGTGGATGTGGTACCtctaaatctttatttattgatttgtattaTTACTTGAGGCAGAGCgcgtagactacgagtagtcccccatttttcctcagggatagtagagcgagcaaaacgcgagcgcgcgtgaaaatcaacccacgcgtgtcgccttttctcgcgtggggtgatgttcacgcgcgctcgcgtttcgctcgcgctactatccctgaggaaaaatgggggactactcgtagtctacagaGCTCGGGATGGTAAGAACTTTTTAGCTAAGGCACACTTCttgtagcctgcgagagcatccggttttgtGGGCTAAAGTTTCTAATTTCTTGAGCCAAAAAAACCGAATGCTCTCCCAGGTTACACTTCTTGACGCTACAGCATAGTTTTTATGGGATGCGGGATGGCAGATTCGAAGTAAAGTGCAGGACTGTAAGAACTTTTGGGCATACTTCTCGAGGCTATAGCATATTTCTTACGGGAAGTGGGAAAGGGAAATCGAGGCAGACTGCGGGAGTGTAAGAACTTTTTAGGCACACTGCTTGAGGCTATAGCAAGTTCTTACGGGATGCGGGAAAGGGGAACTCGAAATAGAGGAATCCGAACCCGCTAGGCGGGTTACACCCACCTttaaacgtttacatggcaaaatttgacccggCTGAGAGGATTACCCTTCCCTGGGTAACaaaggtttttctcgcgtgcggtgGGAATTTACGGTGTTGGTCGAAGGCCGAAACATCTTCGCCCGTAGGCcaaagccgcgagaaaaactttttcgcgcgggtcaccataaagacttgacagaaaccggaaaccgcgctagaaaagtctctggcacccagggtagggTTACCTGCTCTAGCggaccgggctacccgccttggcggGTCATCCCACCTATcgtgtaaacgtgatcaaattaaatgAGAGATCATATGGACAAGCGAGTTACCCCACCttagcaggttacctcacctacctggggtccccctccTCTATGTTAATAGGCCCTTAAATTTCAAttaatgttggaagagctgtgcaaacggatcaaACATTGTTGCATTACGCTTCGGCGGTCATGGAACAAAAAATGTTTCGAGTTGTTGGttcaaaagtttgaccggtctCAAACTTTGCGCAGCAACATGAAACAGGGTCTGCaaacgcaacatgtaacatccaacaatgttgcttCCGTTTGCTCGGGGCTTAACAGCCGCAAAGTGATTTATGATACTGCGGTTTTATCTCGTTGACAACTAGCTTTTATCATACAATCATAACACTCAGGGGGCCATGGCGTTCTCATCACTTATGATGCTCGATTCAATGAGCACATCTACGCCCAGGTGAACAAAGCTAATAAGATGTTAGGTTTTATCCGTCGTTCACTCAGCAGCAGGAGCGATCAGTTTCTGCCAACATTTAGATCTCTCTACGTGGCCCTTGTGCGTTCGCACTTAGAGTATGCCTCTGAAATCTGGAGTCCAAAGTCTTATTGAGGGTGTCCAACGACGTGCTACGCGGCTTCCGCTACCTAATTTAACTTACAATGAACGCCTTAGCAGCTCAATCTTCTCCCATTGGTGTACCATAGAGAAGTTAAAGACATAACAACATTTTATAAACTGAAGTGTGGTTACCATTACTATTCAGTTGAAAGATAATTTGAATTTTGGTCAGACAAAAGATTAAGGTCATATTCTAGTAATAAGTTAAAGATTAACAAAGTCAGAACCGAATTATTCAAAGGCACTTTTTTCTATAGATTACAATATTTATGGAACAACGTGCCTGATAAACTCAGGACCTCTAATTTAAGCctatcattatttaaaaaacaatgtaatgaGTTCTATAAAAAGAAGAGCTTCGACCCTGACCACTCGCATGCCCGGATGTCGTGATCGatgtaacaattattttttcatcagaTTAATCTAGGATATGACATATTATCAATTATAgtttttacataattttaatgtttttttttctttttctttattcaagTGTCTGTTGTAGTTTTTAGGTGGACTAGCTCGAATGGTTCGTATGTTCCCTTCTAGTCCGTAGTTCCCCactgcaataatttttttttctagtatgTAGTTTTTGTTCTCTTATGTAATTTTGCtaagttttctcttttgcagtggaaatggaataaattaaattaaattatcaaaaattaacgaggagtccgtattaagcgggttgaatgtaaagaaaatgttaggGCAAAataaactgtccataataatgaggtgtccgccgtattaagcaggtgtccTTAAAGCGCGGATCGACTATATACTTTTGCGTAGGTACGTCATACGAATTCGCGAGGTCGTAGAGACGAAAGGACAAGCCGAAGTAAGTGTTAAATGGGGATAGCAACCACCACGACATATCAAATGGAATCTACACAAGCTGAGAACGAAACTTCTTTATTATTTAAACTATAGTGTTTTACAGGGATTTCTGCTACTGAGAAAAATCTTAACTCAGGGCAAACGTAAACTAAATACCGCTCGATAATTTTACGTGAGTTAATATCGGCCAGTCATTGATCGCCTACTTGTGTTTCGATGTGTTACTACAACACCCATCTTTGCTTTTATTACAAAGGTTCTTTTAAAGTTCTAAGAGATGAAAAAGGACCTAAAAACTAAAGAGTCAgactttttttcttatcttttattGAAAGAAACACAAGATATTGGTTTATATTATGAGCAGAAAAATACATCATTTTTACATCAATTAGATTCATGCTGTCTATCGGGTCTCGTTGGGCATGAATAGCCATGCAGTTACAGAGGATGACAAAACTGGCAAAGCAAAAgattttccttcattttcaattgcTGTTCTAACCCTCGAGAACAACATCAcacacaaaattgaaaaaaaaaacaattttaacgATTATATTTTCAATTCAAACAATTGACATTTACAAAGGCTGATGGGATTCTGCTGGAATTGAATCGAGCTAATTTTCTTGATATTGTttgggtaggtttcttttgtttttcttcaaaaagtgAGCCATGTAGACAGGAAACATCGACAAAAGCAAATACAAGTGATCATCTAGGCAGATAAGTCGACAGGAGAGATGAAGCCGTGAGACATCAACCGCCTTGATGCTGTAGTATCGTTGTAAGACTTCTATGACCAAAAACCCATATAAAATGAAGTTCAAAACAGGGCATGCTTGATTAACTcgaaaacaaacttgaagaaatttCAACTCTGGTTTTGAAGCTTTAAGTCTGTTATACTTCACTAAGCCGATGTATATAGAGGCCGTGATGCAAACGCATATTGGTATGAAAGTAAACACTACCACAGTACCAAGAAGAGTAGTTTCGGCTTCTTCTGCTCTTTCGGCATTAGCGAGCGATAGACCAAAACAGTTTTCATTCTTGCAAAACACATCTCGGCGTccaaagaaatgaaacaacGCGGTGCAAACTACCAAAAAAACCGCAATAAACCGTTTGGAGTTTAAAGTTTGGCTGTAGTAATTTCCCATGGCTATGGACAACACCAATGCTGCGAGGCAATAAATCGAAAGGAAAGAGGAGATTGTCGACAAGAAAAACCAAACCTGCTGGTTAGAGAGCTCGGCGCCGGCATGAGTGATGATATTCCAAATGTTTAGAATAAACTGCAATGATACAAGTTGACGTTGATCAAGACTCGATGATTTCTCAGCACCGCGAAGACGAAGCCATGCATATACATTGTTAGCGAAGCCAACAGCGTAAAAAGCGCTGAGAGCAACAACAGCAGCCATGATGAATTTTTTGCGGCGCAGGTGGTGATGATAGCGTCATCTAGAAGACTCTCTTTTGTATTAactgttttaaatttaaaattttaattagtCTGGTCTGTGCATCTTAATTACGGTAAACCTGGTGATCAATTAAATTCTGTGACAAgctgttttcaaattcttgatCGCCCTTGTTTTCTGCACTGCACATTTCCGTCTTGCTCCGTCCATGCAATAAGAAATTGACGGATTCAGCAGAAAAACAAGCAATGATGGGGATTATTgtctggaaaataaaaaaaatacacaccTGAAAGGTTCCAGCATCTCTCTTTAATAATTTGTTGGTGTGGCTCCAATTCATTATCAGCCTTAGAGCTAACCTGGGACCAGGCTGAGAAAGCGAAGCGAGCTGATCGGTAActctcggctcgcttcgctcgccaattttttgttttcgctaACGctgactttttcttctttttccacAATGCGGaacctggtcccaggctacctCAAAGGCCCCAACCTGCATTAACCTGCATAACTGTCGCTCTATAAGCCAAGCGTGGCGGATACGGCATTTCGCGCGAGACGAGCGCGAATCGCGAGGCGAGGGGAAGAGAAAAGATCATCACCCCACAGTGTATTAAAGTGTATATGACACGAaattttttcactgtttttgtcCCTTCAATATATGTATTCAAAAGTTCGGAAATTCAAAAGTGTGTCCTCTTTCAATTTTGGCCATCAAAAAACTGCGTTTTTCTTGTCGAAATGTCCGAGACACTGGAAATGAATTAAAGGATCTGAGCAAGGCTGATGACGTCACATGACGCCAGCCTTTTGCCGACACTTCGGTTCTGGtcatttcttttggtttttcttCTTGGTTCTTTGGCCCAAAAATGTCTATTGATTCAGAATTAACTGATTTAACTGCCTCTAAGGAAAGTACGATACGGTGTATATATTTTATACATACTGAAGaattgaaaacagcaaaaacaatttCGGGTCATACACATTTAAAGATCAGAGGGCTACTTTACGTCACCGTAAAACAAGTATACTTCAGAATAGATATGTTTGCATAGCTCTTTATTCCAATCAAAATCCTGTATGGTCCACAGTGGCTTTCAAGGCCTACCCATTCCCCACTCCCATTGACAAGGAGCCGGTTCCCTTTTCCACAAAATGGGTGCTTGGCATTTAACGACCAATCCGTGAATTCTCTTGGAAAACTCAGGTCGTACAGCAATTTCCCAGATTCAGGTATTTCGGAGTACTTTTAGATGTACACCCTTCTTCCCGCTTGAAACGTGTCTGCTGCCCTACACTTTACAAACAAATATAAAAGTTATTTCCgccttcttgaaaaaaaaaaaaacggaaaacgaATTAAAGAAATGCCAAGTGTCATCCTTTTTCCGGTTGGGAAAACTCTTACTATTATTCAGCGGTGATCCCAACCTGTTGTTCTTTGGGACAAATGGTAAGCACCTACTGTTACTATTACTATAGTTAAGAAGGGAAAAACGTCCATTAACTTAGCTTAGTTAACTTGCAATTTACTAGCAATGGTAGCTGTACTACACGACAGAGAGCAAAacggaaataaaaaagaatacaCTAACTTATAGAACGGCTGGCTGTATCCGCCAGTAGtcttgttaaaagaaaatgcttttctACATGCTGAAATATTACTTATACATAAGATTTTACCTCACAAGCCCAACTCATTAAGCTGATGAATTAAACCGACTAGGCGCTTTTCAAACAATTGATATTCTCACAGGAAGTGAAAGCGATAGTTGGCCACAATATAAGGTATATACAAATCCAAACTTCCATTAAGGTAAGGATCTTCTCTTTAACTTTTCTCAATATACATTATCTTTTAGTTTGGCCGGGTAAACATAAACTTTGCGAGTTTACTCCTTTAAATCTTAAGTAGTTTTAAGTTAGTTCTGCGCGGCTTTCCCGGTGAACTTGTAAATAACGGACTCCTCTGTGTCTCCTTCTGTCATGCGAACCTCAGTGCGGCTGCGCAACTCTAATCTTTCGTGTTCCTCTGCCAcatctgcaaaaaaataataaaactcaaaattattaaacgtcaccactgtaaaaaaaaataaatataaaaataaacacGGCAAGATTGCGTCATTCCCAGCGTCTTTGATAATTTTGAGCGCGATCCATCCAAAAGGGTTTTTGTAAGAAAGCTTTTTACGATAGAACAATGAATATCCTCGTGGCTAGCCTTGGAGGCGCGTGTGGCCAAGCAGATGAAACTTCGAATtccggatctggaggtccggggtttaagcctcgcccgtcgcgttgtttccttataCAAGGAACCTTTACTCCACATTTTTTCTCTTCACCCCGGTGCACCCATCCGTAGGTTTCGTCGATGGTTAGCCATACAAAACGTCTCTGAATACGAAACATGCGTATGTCTGGCCAGCCAAGGAAATGTGTCTGCTGTATAAACACCCTCCAGACTTTAACAAACATAAACCAATTacatgaaagaagatcatcgcagttatagacgcaacttttgcagttgcgaaaaaaaaagcgtgaaaaaattcaggcttgatcTTGTCTTTGAGGTGGAATTCCAAAGTCGCGTAAAGCAAGAAAATTGTACGCGCGTAAAACAGTAAAATAGACATGCATTGCCTCTACGTTATTACGTACAATTACGTGCCTGCGCAGGTGAAAATCACGTGCTTACGcgcaataataaaatataggCAATTTATAAAGTGTAAACGTAAACAtaaaagttgaacctctctTAATTTTTACGTTTACAAGCGGCTTTTCGTACGTTGCCTCTATTTCACGAGACAATTACACCACAGTGGAAATTCACCCTTAGAGGAAGAAGCATTTCGGCTGCGGTCTGTAACAGTAAAGTAATGTTTAGAAATGAGTTACCTGAGGCTGGGGGAGCAGAGGAAGGCGCATACAGGATAACAACTGCGAAAACATACACATTCCACAAGCCATAGATCCCGGTGAATAGTGCACCTTAAGAAACCAT
The genomic region above belongs to Porites lutea chromosome 12, jaPorLute2.1, whole genome shotgun sequence and contains:
- the LOC140921462 gene encoding uncharacterized protein, with the translated sequence MAAVVALSAFYAVGFANNVYAWLRLRGAEKSSSLDQRQLVSLQFILNIWNIITHAGAELSNQQVWFFLSTISSFLSIYCLAALVLSIAMGNYYSQTLNSKRFIAVFLVVCTALFHFFGRRDVFCKNENCFGLSLANAERAEEAETTLLGTVVVFTFIPICVCITASIYIGLVKYNRLKASKPELKFLQVCFRVNQACPVLNFILYGFLVIEVLQRYYSIKAVDVSRLHLSCRLICLDDHLYLLLSMFPVYMAHFLKKNKRNLPKQYQEN